One window of the Rhizobiaceae bacterium genome contains the following:
- a CDS encoding DUF4159 domain-containing protein: protein MSWLPLSFGAPLMLVGLLALPIIWWLLRLTPPRPQQEVFPPLRILARVLRKEETPNQSPWWLTLLRLLMAALVVLALADPVFNPRERLSTGGGALALVIDNGWASAPDWERRVATAERLIADAEAGGAPVVLAFTAEKPNAEIGPFDAANTRDRLHAAEPRPIPTDRGAALSRVAALLDQLPGASVALLTDGLAASGDDAAFQAVLAKNPAKLFWATPESLYTIGLTAADNDVDGFTVTAVRPANDAAPRQATLGAFDDKGRRIADAALSFQLGEHEASARLTVPFELRNDFASIAVDGQPQAGAIRVLDDNSKRRRVGLLSQAEADQDQPLLSPLYYIRRAMQPFADLVEPQSADLAEAIPQLIDQKPAMIVMADVGTIPEAARAKLVEWLREGGTLVRFAGSRLAAADNDEELLPVVLRTGERSLGGALSWTTPQVVSDFPANGPFSDLTPPNEVTVSRQVLAEPTPDLADRTWANLADGTPLVTGARRGSGTLVLFHVTPEATWSNLPISGTFVEMLRRIVQLSRNQGTATMATEAAPQSLAPYRLIAANGALTPPYGDAKPLLVGGPVPPVTIENPPGLYGSEDGVQAHNLLARNQQLLPIARPQNVPMTDVAYAFDQSSPLKGPLVAAALLLMVLDTLAVLWIGGRFTRRPKARRAAAAAASAFFLGLALTLSLPDRSFAQDAKPGDAEAIEAIATTRLAYVLTGDSSVDSISRAGLKGLTRFLIDKTALEPGEPAGVDITRDELAFYPLLYWPIDPGAAMPSQEAIARIDAYMREGGTVLFDTRDQFSTDITSSGTVSPATERLRDILGNLNVPPLEPVPADHVLTKTFFILNDFPGRFNGSPLWVEASLNAENADNRPVRTGDGVSPIMITANDFAGAWAVDANGDALLPTVPADPMQRVYALRTGVNIMMYMLTGNYKSDQVHVPVLLERLGQ, encoded by the coding sequence ATGAGCTGGCTGCCGCTTTCCTTCGGCGCGCCGCTGATGCTGGTCGGCCTGCTGGCGCTGCCGATCATCTGGTGGCTGCTGCGGCTGACCCCGCCCCGCCCGCAGCAGGAAGTTTTCCCGCCGCTGCGCATTCTGGCGCGCGTTCTGAGAAAGGAAGAGACGCCGAACCAGAGCCCGTGGTGGCTGACCTTGCTGCGGCTGCTCATGGCGGCGCTCGTGGTGCTCGCGCTCGCCGATCCGGTCTTTAACCCGCGCGAGAGACTTTCGACCGGCGGCGGCGCGCTGGCGCTGGTGATCGACAATGGCTGGGCGAGCGCGCCGGACTGGGAGCGCCGCGTGGCGACGGCCGAGCGCCTGATCGCCGATGCGGAAGCCGGCGGCGCGCCGGTCGTCCTTGCCTTCACCGCGGAAAAGCCCAACGCCGAAATCGGCCCCTTCGACGCCGCCAATACCCGCGACCGCCTGCATGCGGCCGAGCCGCGGCCCATTCCGACCGACCGCGGCGCAGCCCTTTCCCGCGTCGCCGCGCTTCTCGACCAGTTGCCCGGCGCCAGCGTCGCGCTGTTGACCGATGGTCTCGCCGCCTCCGGCGATGACGCGGCATTTCAGGCCGTGCTGGCAAAGAATCCCGCCAAACTTTTCTGGGCAACGCCGGAAAGCCTCTACACGATCGGTCTGACCGCTGCCGACAACGACGTGGATGGTTTCACGGTGACCGCCGTGCGGCCGGCGAACGACGCCGCGCCGCGTCAGGCGACCCTTGGCGCCTTCGACGACAAGGGCCGCCGCATCGCCGACGCCGCGCTCTCCTTCCAGCTTGGCGAGCACGAGGCGTCCGCGCGCCTGACCGTGCCGTTCGAGTTGCGCAACGATTTCGCATCGATCGCCGTCGACGGACAGCCGCAGGCAGGCGCGATCCGCGTTCTCGACGACAATTCCAAGCGCCGCCGCGTCGGGCTCCTGTCGCAGGCCGAGGCCGATCAGGACCAGCCGCTGCTTTCGCCGCTCTATTATATACGCCGGGCGATGCAGCCCTTCGCCGATCTCGTGGAGCCTCAAAGCGCGGACCTCGCGGAGGCCATCCCGCAGCTCATCGACCAGAAGCCGGCGATGATCGTCATGGCCGACGTCGGCACGATCCCGGAAGCCGCGCGCGCGAAGCTGGTCGAATGGCTGCGCGAAGGCGGCACGCTTGTGCGTTTCGCCGGCTCGCGCCTCGCCGCCGCCGACAATGACGAGGAATTGCTGCCGGTCGTCCTGCGCACCGGCGAACGGTCGCTCGGCGGCGCGCTGTCGTGGACGACGCCGCAGGTCGTGTCCGACTTTCCGGCGAACGGCCCGTTCTCCGATCTCACCCCGCCGAACGAGGTGACCGTCTCGCGGCAGGTGCTCGCCGAGCCGACACCCGACCTGGCCGACCGCACCTGGGCCAATCTCGCCGACGGAACGCCGCTCGTGACCGGCGCGCGGCGCGGCAGCGGCACGCTGGTGCTGTTCCACGTCACGCCCGAGGCGACATGGTCAAATCTGCCGATCTCCGGTACTTTCGTGGAGATGCTGCGCCGTATCGTGCAACTGTCGCGCAACCAGGGCACTGCGACGATGGCCACCGAGGCCGCGCCGCAGAGCCTTGCGCCCTATCGGCTGATCGCAGCCAACGGCGCGCTGACGCCCCCCTATGGCGACGCCAAGCCGCTGCTGGTCGGTGGCCCGGTGCCGCCGGTGACGATCGAGAACCCGCCGGGCCTCTACGGTTCCGAAGACGGCGTGCAGGCGCACAATCTTCTGGCCCGCAACCAGCAGCTCCTGCCCATCGCGCGACCGCAGAACGTGCCGATGACCGACGTCGCCTACGCCTTCGACCAGTCCAGCCCGCTGAAGGGGCCGCTGGTCGCCGCCGCGCTGCTTCTCATGGTTCTGGATACGCTGGCGGTTCTCTGGATCGGCGGCCGCTTCACCCGCCGTCCGAAAGCCCGCCGGGCGGCGGCCGCGGCTGCTTCGGCCTTTTTCCTCGGCCTTGCGCTGACCCTGTCCCTCCCCGACCGGTCTTTCGCGCAGGATGCGAAGCCCGGCGACGCGGAAGCCATCGAAGCCATCGCCACCACACGTCTCGCCTATGTGCTGACCGGAGATTCTTCCGTCGATTCGATCAGCCGCGCCGGCCTGAAGGGTCTGACCCGCTTCCTGATCGACAAGACCGCGCTGGAGCCCGGCGAGCCGGCCGGCGTGGACATAACCCGTGACGAACTCGCCTTCTATCCGCTGCTCTACTGGCCGATCGACCCGGGAGCCGCCATGCCGTCGCAGGAGGCCATTGCCCGCATCGATGCCTATATGCGCGAGGGCGGCACCGTGCTGTTCGACACGCGGGACCAGTTCTCGACCGACATCACCTCAAGCGGGACGGTGAGCCCGGCCACGGAGCGGTTGCGCGACATCCTCGGCAACCTCAACGTGCCGCCGCTCGAACCCGTCCCGGCCGACCATGTGCTGACGAAAACCTTCTTCATCCTCAACGATTTTCCCGGCCGCTTCAACGGCAGCCCGCTCTGGGTGGAAGCCTCGCTCAATGCCGAGAACGCCGACAACCGCCCGGTGCGCACCGGCGACGGCGTGTCTCCCATCATGATCACCGCCAACGATTTTGCCGGCGCATGGGCGGTTGACGCCAATGGCGACGCCCTGCTGCCCACCGTGCCGGCCGACCCCATGCAGCGCGTCTATGCCCTGCGGACCGGCGTCAACATCATGATGTACATGCTGACCGGCAACTACAAATCGGATCAGGTCCACGTGCCGGTGCTGCTCGAGCGGCTGGGGCAGTAG
- a CDS encoding N-acetyltransferase yields the protein MTFADTIFLPEEPVHDDEIEAINAEAFGPGRFTRAAYKIREGGPHERALSFVAMHGGAVIASVRMTRVAAGEGRALMLGPLAVKPAYKNLGIGRHLVKLAVEAAAKAGWPAVILVGDEPYYGPLGFRRIPRGQASMPRPVDLDRVLAVEIAAGEVARIVGMIDHEDRVAKVQGGSLPLEGRAPSEARRVG from the coding sequence ATGACTTTTGCCGACACGATTTTTTTGCCGGAAGAGCCGGTGCACGATGACGAGATCGAAGCGATCAACGCCGAGGCATTCGGGCCGGGGCGTTTTACGCGCGCCGCCTACAAGATCCGCGAGGGCGGCCCCCACGAGCGCGCGCTCTCCTTCGTCGCCATGCATGGCGGCGCCGTCATCGCCTCGGTGAGGATGACGCGGGTGGCGGCCGGCGAGGGCAGGGCGCTGATGCTCGGCCCGCTTGCCGTGAAACCGGCTTACAAGAATCTCGGCATCGGCAGGCATCTGGTGAAGCTGGCCGTCGAAGCCGCCGCAAAGGCGGGCTGGCCGGCAGTGATCCTCGTCGGCGACGAGCCCTACTACGGCCCGCTCGGCTTCAGGCGCATCCCGCGCGGACAGGCTTCGATGCCGCGCCCGGTCGATCTCGACCGGGTTCTTGCGGTGGAGATCGCGGCGGGCGAGGTCGCGCGCATCGTCGGCATGATCGATCACGAGGACAGGGTAGCCAAGGTGCAAGGCGGCTCCCTCCCCCTTGAGGGGAGGGCGCCGAGCGAAGCGAGGCGGGTGGGGTAA
- a CDS encoding glutathione S-transferase family protein, protein MGLLVDGKWQDRWYDTKSTGGKFERSAAQFRNWVTADGTAGPSGSDGFKAEPGRYHLYVSLACPWAHRTLIFRKLKKLEDVITVSVVHHFMGENGWTFLKQDGATGDTLYGLDYLHQIYTKADSEYSGRVTVPVLWDKERETIVSNESSEIIRMLNSAFDAWGDASLDFYPEPLRAEIDAVNDLVYPNVNNGVYRAGFATKQEAYEEAFANLFSTLDTLEDRLSRQRYLIGERQTEADWRLFTTLVRFDAVYVGHFKCNLRRIDDYPNLSNYLRDLFQVPGVAETVNMLHIKHHYYGSHATINPTGIVPVGPELDFMAPHDRGRFKQAA, encoded by the coding sequence ATGGGGTTGCTGGTCGACGGCAAATGGCAGGACAGGTGGTATGATACCAAAAGCACGGGCGGCAAGTTCGAGCGCTCGGCCGCGCAGTTCCGCAACTGGGTGACGGCTGACGGCACGGCCGGCCCAAGCGGCAGTGACGGTTTCAAGGCGGAACCCGGCCGCTATCATCTCTACGTCTCGCTGGCTTGCCCCTGGGCGCACCGGACGCTGATCTTTCGCAAACTGAAAAAGCTGGAAGACGTAATCACCGTATCTGTCGTCCATCATTTCATGGGTGAGAACGGCTGGACTTTCCTGAAGCAGGACGGCGCGACCGGCGACACGCTTTACGGCTTGGACTACCTCCATCAGATCTATACGAAAGCCGATTCTGAATATTCCGGCCGCGTCACCGTTCCGGTGCTGTGGGACAAGGAGCGCGAAACCATCGTCTCCAACGAATCCTCCGAGATCATCCGGATGCTGAATTCGGCTTTCGACGCCTGGGGCGACGCGTCGCTGGACTTCTATCCGGAGCCGCTGCGCGCTGAAATCGATGCGGTGAACGATCTCGTCTATCCGAACGTCAACAACGGGGTCTACCGCGCCGGCTTCGCGACGAAGCAAGAGGCCTATGAAGAAGCCTTCGCCAACCTTTTTTCGACGCTGGACACGCTCGAGGACCGGCTGTCACGCCAGCGCTATCTTATCGGCGAGCGGCAGACCGAAGCCGACTGGCGGCTTTTCACGACGCTGGTGCGGTTCGACGCTGTCTATGTCGGGCATTTCAAATGCAATCTGCGCCGGATCGACGATTACCCGAACCTCTCCAACTACCTGCGCGACCTCTTTCAGGTGCCGGGCGTGGCCGAAACGGTGAACATGCTGCATATCAAGCATCATTATTACGGCAGCCACGCCACGATAAACCCGACCGGCATCGTCCCTGTCGGGCCGGAACTGGATTTCATGGCGCCGCATGACCGCGGCCGATTCAAGCAGGCAGCCTGA
- a CDS encoding NUDIX domain-containing protein codes for MPSDEDLSTARSDERFRQFGWPKLRARLFHTLFLMRRPMTLGARGVVYDAAQNAVLLIRHTYVPGWQIPGGGVEPGETMLEALTRELQEEGNIEISAPPRLLSLHFNRQASRRDHVAVYLVTEFRQTAPFVPNREIAEAAFFEIGDLPEETTPATRRRIREALQGAQASPFW; via the coding sequence ATGCCGTCTGACGAGGATTTGAGCACGGCGCGTTCCGACGAGCGCTTCCGCCAGTTCGGCTGGCCGAAGCTGAGGGCCCGGCTTTTTCACACGCTGTTCCTGATGCGCAGGCCGATGACGCTCGGCGCGCGCGGCGTCGTCTACGACGCGGCGCAGAACGCCGTCCTGCTCATTCGGCATACCTACGTTCCCGGCTGGCAGATTCCGGGCGGCGGCGTCGAGCCCGGCGAGACCATGCTGGAGGCGCTGACGCGCGAGCTTCAGGAGGAGGGCAACATCGAGATTTCCGCGCCGCCACGTCTCCTGTCGCTGCATTTCAACCGGCAGGCGAGCCGCCGCGACCATGTCGCCGTTTATCTGGTGACCGAATTCCGGCAGACCGCGCCATTCGTGCCCAACAGGGAGATCGCCGAGGCGGCGTTCTTCGAGATCGGCGACCTGCCGGAAGAGACGACGCCGGCGACGCGCCGGCGCATCAGGGAAGCCTTGCAGGGCGCGCAGGCCTCGCCTTTCTGGTGA
- a CDS encoding metallophosphoesterase, whose amino-acid sequence MFRLAHISDVHLGPLPAVTYRELASKRMVGYVNWHRNRKKLLQDGVLDAIIADINATGVDHLAITGDLVNLALDVEIDLARKWLETLGPPDRVSVVPGNHDAYVPGAFAKVTRAWGPWMTPDGSHAPAGRETFPYLRVRGNVALIGATSARATAPFMATGFFLGDQAARLRKVLAETRERGLFRVVMIHHPPVRNAVPPHKRLFGITRFQKVMRAFGAELVLHGHSHLPTQFLMEGKDGPIPVIGVAAAGQAPGGHHPAAQWNLLEIAGKPGQWSARLTRRTLTGAVTRPIESTTIDLIGQARTVEIA is encoded by the coding sequence ATGTTTCGGCTTGCGCATATCTCCGATGTCCATCTTGGTCCCCTGCCGGCTGTAACCTATCGTGAGCTCGCCTCCAAGCGCATGGTCGGTTACGTCAACTGGCACCGCAATCGCAAGAAGCTGCTTCAGGACGGCGTGCTGGACGCCATCATCGCGGATATCAATGCCACGGGCGTCGACCATCTGGCGATCACCGGCGATCTCGTCAATCTGGCGCTCGACGTCGAGATCGACCTCGCGCGAAAATGGCTGGAGACGCTCGGCCCTCCGGATCGCGTCTCCGTGGTTCCGGGAAATCACGACGCTTACGTGCCGGGCGCCTTCGCGAAGGTGACCAGAGCCTGGGGGCCGTGGATGACGCCCGACGGCAGCCACGCTCCCGCCGGTCGCGAGACGTTCCCCTATCTGCGCGTGCGCGGGAACGTCGCGCTCATCGGCGCGACGTCGGCGCGCGCTACCGCGCCCTTCATGGCGACCGGCTTCTTCCTCGGCGATCAGGCGGCGCGGCTGCGCAAGGTGCTCGCCGAGACGCGCGAGCGTGGTCTGTTCCGCGTCGTGATGATCCACCATCCACCCGTGCGGAATGCCGTGCCGCCGCACAAGCGCCTGTTCGGCATCACCCGCTTCCAGAAGGTGATGCGCGCCTTCGGGGCTGAACTCGTGCTGCACGGCCATTCCCATCTGCCGACACAGTTCCTGATGGAGGGCAAGGACGGCCCCATCCCGGTGATCGGCGTGGCGGCCGCGGGTCAGGCGCCCGGCGGCCACCATCCGGCGGCCCAGTGGAATCTGCTCGAAATCGCAGGCAAGCCCGGCCAATGGTCGGCGCGTTTGACACGCCGTACGCTGACGGGCGCGGTGACGCGGCCGATCGAGTCGACCACCATCGATCTGATCGGGCAGGCGCGGACGGTGGAGATAGCCTGA
- a CDS encoding alpha/beta fold hydrolase — translation MAGLFSHMEGEPGRPPVVLLHGFGGHHGVWTSVRRALGPPVPTIAYDLPGHGVSLGMRESAAPRRAAGVILDDLSRRDVTSFHLVGHSMGGAIATLMAIAEPSRVASLTLLAPGGFGETINEAALRALAAAASADELAEALEPMCAQGHVHDMADLAAMAAMRALPGQSEVLKELVGRIAKDGRQGMIPRELIAGLPIPVTVVWGDEDRVLDPRHADGLPSAIAVRRIARRGHMLPEECPDEVATLIRRAAAS, via the coding sequence ATGGCAGGGCTCTTCTCCCATATGGAAGGAGAGCCCGGACGGCCGCCGGTCGTGCTTCTGCACGGTTTCGGCGGCCATCACGGCGTCTGGACCAGCGTCAGGCGCGCGCTCGGCCCTCCCGTTCCGACGATCGCCTATGATCTGCCGGGGCATGGCGTTTCGCTCGGCATGCGTGAGTCCGCCGCGCCGCGCCGTGCGGCGGGTGTGATCCTCGATGACCTGTCCCGGCGTGACGTGACGTCGTTTCATCTTGTCGGCCATTCGATGGGCGGCGCGATCGCCACGCTGATGGCGATCGCGGAACCGTCGCGGGTCGCCTCGCTCACCCTGCTCGCGCCGGGTGGTTTCGGCGAAACCATCAACGAGGCGGCGCTACGCGCCCTTGCCGCCGCCGCGAGCGCGGACGAGCTGGCGGAAGCGCTGGAGCCGATGTGCGCGCAGGGGCATGTCCACGACATGGCGGACCTCGCCGCGATGGCGGCGATGCGTGCCCTGCCGGGCCAGAGCGAGGTGCTGAAAGAACTCGTGGGTCGTATCGCGAAGGATGGCAGGCAGGGCATGATCCCGCGCGAGCTGATCGCCGGGCTGCCGATTCCGGTAACCGTCGTCTGGGGTGATGAGGACCGGGTGCTCGATCCACGTCATGCGGACGGTCTGCCCTCTGCCATCGCCGTCCGTCGCATCGCGCGCCGGGGCCATATGCTGCCGGAAGAATGTCCGGACGAAGTGGCGACGCTGATCCGGCGGGCAGCGGCGTCCTGA
- the leuA gene encoding 2-isopropylmalate synthase, whose translation MPDAVRKYQPYPQVGLTDRTWPSKQIEKAPIWCSVDLRDGNQALIDPMGHDRKARMFALLLDMGFKEIEVGFPSASQTDFDFARWCIEEGNVPDDVDLQVLVQCRPELITRTFEALQGARTPIVHFYNSTSELQRRVVFEKDVRGIKQIATDAAKMITDMAAKAGGGYRFQYSPESFTGTELEVALEICNAVAEIVKPTIENRLIINLPSTVEMSTPNIYADRIEWMCRQLDNRDRLIISLHPHNDRGTGIAATELGLMAGADRVEGTLFGNGERTGNVDIVTLALNMFTQGVDPELDCSDIQRMKDVYEYSNQMKIGERHPYVGELVYTAFSGSHQDAINKGMKAKQKANSELWEVPYLPIDPQDVGRTYEAIIRINSQSGKGGIAYILQADYGLNLPRNLQVEFSRHVQHITDAEGKELPSKRIYDEFLKTYVDQPGARLKFIDHQTFPDPVMKGRRTVEATIVDGGKEIVINGTGNGPIDGFVDALSRHIGIDLSVLDYSEHSIQRGSNAAAICYMEMEYPGGKIFGAGINTNIVAASLEAVVSAANRILDRPAH comes from the coding sequence ATGCCGGATGCGGTACGCAAATACCAGCCCTATCCGCAGGTCGGTCTGACCGACCGCACCTGGCCCTCGAAGCAGATCGAGAAGGCGCCGATCTGGTGCTCGGTCGATCTGCGCGACGGCAATCAGGCTCTCATCGACCCCATGGGCCACGACCGCAAGGCGCGCATGTTCGCGCTGCTGCTCGACATGGGCTTCAAGGAGATCGAGGTCGGATTCCCGTCCGCCTCGCAGACCGATTTCGACTTCGCCCGCTGGTGCATCGAGGAAGGCAACGTGCCGGACGATGTCGACCTGCAGGTGCTGGTCCAGTGCCGGCCGGAACTCATCACGCGCACCTTCGAGGCTTTGCAGGGCGCCAGGACGCCGATCGTCCACTTCTACAATTCCACCAGCGAGTTGCAGCGCCGCGTCGTGTTCGAAAAGGACGTGCGCGGCATCAAGCAGATCGCGACGGATGCGGCCAAGATGATCACCGACATGGCCGCGAAAGCAGGCGGCGGCTACCGTTTCCAGTATTCGCCGGAGAGTTTTACCGGCACCGAACTCGAAGTGGCGCTGGAAATCTGCAATGCGGTCGCCGAGATCGTGAAGCCCACCATCGAGAACAGGCTCATCATCAACCTGCCTTCGACTGTCGAGATGTCGACGCCGAACATCTACGCCGACCGCATCGAATGGATGTGCCGCCAGCTCGACAATCGCGACAGGCTGATCATCTCGCTGCACCCGCACAACGATCGCGGCACCGGCATCGCGGCCACCGAACTCGGCCTGATGGCGGGCGCCGACCGCGTCGAGGGCACGCTGTTCGGCAATGGCGAGCGCACCGGCAATGTCGATATCGTCACGCTGGCGCTCAACATGTTCACGCAGGGCGTCGACCCCGAGCTGGATTGCTCCGACATCCAGCGGATGAAGGACGTCTACGAATATTCCAACCAGATGAAGATCGGCGAGCGGCATCCCTATGTCGGCGAGCTGGTCTACACGGCGTTTTCCGGCTCGCACCAGGACGCCATCAACAAGGGCATGAAGGCGAAGCAGAAGGCGAATTCCGAACTGTGGGAGGTTCCCTACCTACCGATCGATCCGCAGGATGTCGGCCGCACCTACGAGGCGATCATCCGCATCAACTCGCAGTCGGGCAAAGGCGGCATCGCCTATATCCTGCAGGCCGACTACGGGCTGAACCTGCCGCGCAACCTGCAGGTGGAGTTCAGCCGCCACGTGCAGCATATCACCGACGCGGAGGGCAAGGAGCTGCCGTCGAAGCGCATCTATGACGAGTTCCTGAAGACCTATGTCGACCAGCCGGGTGCGCGCCTGAAGTTCATCGATCACCAGACCTTTCCCGATCCGGTGATGAAGGGCCGCCGCACCGTCGAGGCGACCATCGTCGATGGCGGCAAGGAGATCGTCATCAACGGCACCGGCAACGGTCCGATCGACGGCTTCGTGGACGCGCTGTCACGGCACATCGGCATCGACCTCTCGGTGCTCGATTATTCCGAGCATTCCATCCAGCGCGGCTCCAACGCGGCGGCCATCTGCTACATGGAAATGGAGTATCCCGGCGGCAAGATTTTTGGCGCGGGCATCAACACCAACATCGTCGCCGCGTCGCTGGAGGCGGTGGTGTCGGCGGCGAACCGCATCCTCGATCGCCCGGCGCACTGA
- a CDS encoding AbrB family transcriptional regulator yields the protein MDSFEKPPEPALLATMPRPLQWLLLALLSVLLATLLELGHLPAALLIGPMIAGIAVGTNGAAIRVPKALYALSQGVVGVLIAASISLTIFSSFLADWPLFLLAVIATLVASSFLGWLISRWRVLPGSTAVWGSSPGAANAMVLMAEAFGADARLVAFMQYLRVIIVSLTAAMVARLWVDTSGVVAAPIVWFPPIDALAFAATVAVVFVGSFAGRLLRLPSPFFMGVFLVATALHLGLDVDFQLPNWLLAVSYALIGWSIGLNFTRAILLHATKALPQIVGSIVVLIAFCGALAWVLVEATGVDPLTAYLATSPGGMDAVAIIAAASRDVDISFIMALQLARFLMVLLFGPVIARLVARLVRE from the coding sequence ATGGACTCTTTCGAAAAGCCGCCGGAGCCGGCGTTGCTCGCGACGATGCCGCGTCCGTTGCAGTGGCTGCTCCTCGCCCTCCTTTCGGTTCTGCTGGCGACGCTTCTCGAACTCGGCCATCTGCCGGCCGCGCTGCTGATCGGTCCGATGATCGCCGGCATCGCGGTCGGCACCAACGGCGCGGCCATTCGCGTTCCAAAAGCGCTTTATGCGCTCAGCCAGGGCGTGGTGGGCGTGCTGATCGCGGCCTCCATCTCTCTCACCATTTTCTCCTCTTTTCTGGCCGACTGGCCGCTTTTCCTGCTTGCCGTAATCGCGACTCTGGTCGCCAGCAGTTTCCTCGGCTGGCTCATCAGCCGTTGGCGGGTCCTGCCGGGAAGTACGGCGGTGTGGGGCTCCTCGCCGGGCGCGGCCAACGCGATGGTGCTGATGGCCGAGGCGTTCGGGGCGGATGCGCGGCTCGTGGCATTCATGCAATATCTGCGTGTCATCATCGTCTCGCTGACGGCGGCGATGGTTGCACGTCTGTGGGTCGACACGTCGGGTGTCGTGGCCGCGCCGATCGTCTGGTTTCCGCCCATCGATGCCCTAGCGTTCGCGGCCACGGTCGCTGTCGTGTTCGTGGGGAGCTTCGCCGGAAGATTGCTGCGCCTGCCGTCGCCTTTCTTCATGGGCGTGTTCCTCGTCGCCACGGCGCTGCATCTCGGCCTCGATGTCGATTTCCAGTTGCCCAACTGGCTGCTGGCCGTCAGCTATGCGCTGATCGGCTGGTCGATCGGCCTCAACTTCACCCGCGCAATCCTGCTGCATGCGACGAAGGCGCTGCCGCAGATCGTTGGCTCGATCGTCGTGTTGATCGCCTTCTGCGGTGCGCTGGCGTGGGTGCTGGTCGAAGCGACCGGCGTCGACCCGCTGACTGCCTATCTCGCCACCAGCCCCGGCGGCATGGATGCGGTCGCCATCATCGCGGCGGCATCGCGTGACGTGGACATATCCTTCATCATGGCGCTGCAACTCGCCCGTTTCCTCATGGTGCTGCTTTTCGGGCCTGTCATCGCGCGTCTGGTCGCCCGGCTCGTCAGGGAATGA
- a CDS encoding SDR family oxidoreductase has product MGENRLNIPDLRGKVVLITGASTGIGAALAVAYAEQGCKVALHYNASKNAAEHLAKTIGGNGGEVFLVQGDFSSSPDVGRVVEQSAEHFGRLDGLVNNAGGMIGRVPYAEMTDDYYDRVMDLNARSVVIATRAALPWLKRQGGFIVNTSSIAARNGAGGGAGIYGSAKSFVSNVTRGMAKEFVPYKIRVNAVAPGVIATPFHERYSTDEQMKAMVATIPQGRAGIAEDCVGAYLFLSSDMLSGYVTGQVIEVNGGQLMP; this is encoded by the coding sequence ATGGGCGAGAACAGGCTGAACATCCCCGACCTTCGCGGCAAGGTCGTGCTCATCACCGGCGCCTCGACGGGAATAGGCGCGGCGCTGGCTGTGGCGTATGCGGAGCAGGGCTGCAAGGTTGCGCTGCACTACAATGCCAGCAAGAACGCGGCCGAACATCTCGCGAAAACGATCGGCGGGAATGGCGGCGAGGTTTTCCTCGTGCAGGGGGACTTTTCCTCCTCGCCGGACGTCGGGCGCGTCGTCGAGCAGAGTGCTGAGCATTTCGGCAGGCTGGACGGGCTCGTCAACAATGCCGGCGGCATGATCGGGCGTGTGCCCTATGCCGAGATGACGGACGACTATTACGACCGGGTCATGGATCTCAATGCGCGTTCGGTGGTGATCGCCACGCGCGCGGCGCTGCCCTGGCTGAAGCGGCAGGGCGGCTTCATCGTCAACACCTCGTCCATAGCCGCGCGGAACGGCGCCGGCGGCGGCGCCGGCATCTACGGCTCGGCCAAGTCGTTCGTGTCGAACGTCACCCGGGGCATGGCGAAGGAATTCGTGCCCTACAAGATCCGGGTGAATGCCGTCGCGCCCGGCGTGATCGCCACGCCTTTCCATGAGCGCTATTCGACGGATGAGCAGATGAAGGCCATGGTCGCAACCATTCCGCAGGGCAGGGCCGGCATAGCGGAAGACTGCGTCGGCGCCTATCTGTTCCTGTCGTCCGACATGTTGAGCGGCTACGTCACCGGACAGGTGATCGAGGTGAACGGTGGACAGTTGATGCCGTGA